A DNA window from Malus domestica chromosome 12, GDT2T_hap1 contains the following coding sequences:
- the LOC103423222 gene encoding RING-H2 finger protein ATL51-like gives MPKSPSPSATIFISNLSTMADGEPHHGYQLTPELIGLLGVAAGAIIVTTYQLLVIHFCCRQMREENNIQQEQTQHEQRRQWHDVNRNFRSTTARSVNSPSYDKLIPVLKYTKECSEGTCAVCLCEFTDGEEIRVLPECAHLFHVGCIDMWLSSHSNCPLCRTDIIAKRAPQHVVPPPQDVEAPPPQNALPAPHVVILMPSVGV, from the coding sequence ATGCCCAAATCCCCCTCTCCATCAGCCACCATCTTTATCTCTAATCTCTCCACCATGGCCGACGGAGAACCGCACCACGGATACCAACTCACCCCCGAACTCATCGGCCTACTTGGCGTTGCAGCCGGAGCCATAATTGTCACGACGTACCAACTCCTTGTCATCCACTTTTGTTGCCGCCAAATGCGCGAAGAAAACAACATACAACAAGAACAAACACAACATGAACAACGTCGTCAATGGCATGACGTCAACCGAAACTTCAGATCAACAACTGCACGCAGCGTTAATTCGCCCTCCTACGATAAGCTGATCCCGGTTCTGAAGTACACCAAGGAATGCAGTGAAGGAACCTGCGCCGTTTGTTTGTGTGAATTTACCGACGGCGAGGAAATCCGTGTGCTGCCGGAATGTGCACACTTGTTTCATGTGGGGTGCATTGACATGTGGCTCAGCTCACACTCTAACTGCCCACTTTGTCGAACTGATATTATTGCTAAACGAGCACCGCAACACGTTGTTCCTCCTCCGCAAGATGTTGAGGCTCCTCCTCCGCAGAATGCTTTGCCTGCACCACATGTTGTGATACTGATGCCAAGTGTTGGAGTATGA